GAAGACTCTGAAGACACTACTTCCTAAAAACACAGGCTGTAAAAGTAACAGATTTTATACGCATATTAAACAAAGAATTAAAGCAAGCATTCCTGGAAGCTGTTAGGGTGTGATATACAAATTATCTAACCTGTTTTCCTTGCTGAATATGTGTATGTGCATGAACATTTGAACAGGACAGGTAAGAAAAGCATGAGGTAGATGGGATTTTGACAATAAGATGATGTATGGTTGCTCTGAAAATTAAAAGACTTTAAATACACCTAGTCACCACTTCTTCTTTGACCTCTTGGTTTCAGACTGCCTCCCGTGAAGGTCACATTTTAGGATTCTCTATAAAAGAGACCAACTGTTCAAAATCTATGCAGGAAACAGATCAGGCACTGGAATGTGATTTTCTGCATGACTGGCACGCTGTAAGTAAAGTCTTAGTATAAGAACTGATATAAAGGGCGGTACCAGGAAGATTCTACCAATATATTTTCAAGTGTTTATTATAAGCATGCACCCAAACTCAAAACTAAAAATCCAGTACGTTCAAGCCCAGATCCTAATTTTACAGCTGCTCCATTATCTTTTATAAGGAAACAGTCTGAACTCTCAAATCTTAATGTAATTGGAATCTGGCATGTTAGAGTCCTAGGGTTTTTCAGGTTGTATCCAGCTTTTGGATTCAAATTGTGGCCAATCCCTAGCAAATCATTCATGCTCTGTCCATAAAAACTTTTACACCAATATATACACCATAGatcctgaaaaaaatatatgtctTATGTAATCCAAATGAGCTCAGGGTTGCTTTTTTTGCTGCAGAAGAACGGAGAGTGGAATAATTCAAGGTCATCTTCAGAAAACTATTGAAGTGTTCTCTTCACCCCATTTTTCCATTACTATTATAGTCTACATCAAAGAAACAGCTAGGCAAGATCTCATAATTTCAGAATAATTATTTCCCAGAAACTAaattgaaataatgaaataaaacatggaaaaaataaaatatgtaaaactTTTGGTTTATATGATTTACATCCATCACTTTCTCTGGCTTTTTATACTCCAATCGGAACAGATGTTTGACaagcaaaggcaggaaaaaaaaaggaagaaaaatcaggcACCCAAGAGTACTCATTCTGGAGGCATTAGTGGCTGGCCAATTTCTTAGACATCAAAAGGGAAGTGAGATGCAGAGTAGTAGCCCCCTAGGTGCACATGGTGAAGTGCATCTAGAGCGCATCACAGTCAAGAACCCTCAAAACCAGCACTTATTTTAATCATTATTAATCCCTAGCAAGCATTGGTTGGAAGGCTCAGGATCTTATGTGAAGATACTGAAGTGTCAAAGGAATAGCCTAACTTGCAAAATGTTGAACATTCAGTAGTTTGTATTAATTCCATCACAAGAACCCAGATGCacattgtgggtttttttccttgtcttttgcTTAGCACACTGGATTCTGCAAGGCAAGAGTTATCAGTGATGCAGATGAAGCTGATGGAACAGATATAAGCTGTGAAATCTACCATCCCTGGGTATGTACTCAGTTATGGACACATCTCTGCTGTATCCTCATGCAGGTTGCAGCAATCTTGCTTAGTCCACACTGGCAGATGATTGTAACATTTATGCAAATTTTCTATTGCCTGGATGTGATACAACATGTCAGGACAGACTGACCTGCAAGTCCCAGGTCAGTCAAAGGATGAATCAGAATTGAGCTGTCCCTACCACTCCTTTCAAGTGTGTCTTCTCTCAGTTTAGTCACTTGACTAAGTATCAGTGAGTAGAGATTGGCAAAAAAGTTCAAGGGAATTTTAGAAAGCAAGGAGAGGGGAGATGATCTTTATCATATCTGGTATTCCAGTTCATATCACAACAGCTACTCCAGTGTGGATTTGTTTTGATCTATCACAAATACTTCTCAGCTGTTTATATAATTTCAACATTGTGTAGTGCTTCCAGCAAATTTTCAGTAACTTGGCATTTTATTATCTATTCCTTCTCCTCCatcttgaaaaaaatatgtattttttccttaaagatcATAAGAGCTACGAATGCAAACCTGCTAACTCTCATCTCTCTCTTTCTCATCAATTTCTTCTGCCCTATCAACACCTGATTAATGCTTCCTCCTTGGTGTTTTTATAAACAGCACCATGGCTGTGGGCGAAGAGGGAGACATTCAGCCTTGGGACATCCACACAGACATCATCATTTTGGTCACAGACATCGCCATAAGCATCACCACAGACATGAATGTCCCCCCTCTTCTCAGTCCAGACCTGAAGACCCTGAGCATAACCCCAAATCCAGCAAGGAAGATGAAGACAGCAACAAAGAACtttcttctccccctcctccccatgATGAACCAGATCATCATCCTACTCTACCTCCTCATGGACCAGACCATGACCACCCTCCTCACCACCATGGACCATCCTGTCCCCCTCCTCATGGACCAGGTCACCACCACCCTCCTCACCACCATGGACCACCTTGTCCCCCTCCTCATGGACCAGGTCACCACCACCCTCCTCACCATCATGGACCACCCTGTCCCCCTCCTCATGGACCAGGTCACCACCACCCTCCTCACCATCATGGACCACCCTGTCCCCCTCCTCCAGGACACCCTCCTCATCACCATTACAGACATCATCACAACAAGACAAGCATATCAGGGAAGTACTTTCCATGCCAGGTAACAGGAGCTTTCTATCGCATCCCAGTTCTAAATCAGCAGGATTCTCTCACACCTCCCACTGCAAACTTTTCTAAACTATCCCAATGCAACCTTCATTTTTCCAGCACTGGCTCAAAACTAAAGGAGATGGCAGAATTTCCAGGTTTTCCAGATCACCCTACACAATCAAAATCATGCCCCGGAAAACCCAAACTTGACCTTCCAAAAATTTTGCCTTTATTTCCTCATAGCTTTGTAACAGAAAATTCTCCTATATGACCTCAGAGAAAGATGTTCCAGGCTCAATAATTTCAGGGGCAACCACAGTCCTACAGTCAATGAAAACAGCAGATGGAGAAGTGGGAAAAGCATTCTGTATCTAGGAAGGAGAATCACTGAAAATATTCATTAAGTATTTCAACCTACATCTTCATCATGGCTATCTCAAGCTCCACTGTAACTGAAAGGTTCAAAATTCTGAGTCCCTCACATAATGGGTAAAAATGTCCTCAGAAAACAATGTTCTTTCACTTCTAACACAAAGGAAAATTCTCTAAGAATGCAAATTACCatctataatattttttttcataattcgTAATTATAATGTACTTCTCCAAGGAATCTGACCTAGAGGAAATTTGACTGTTTTCCATAAAAAAGTAATCCATGACACTACATTCATGCTTTATACAGatttatagaaaataaaaatgcaagcatttttttcttgacacagttgcctgttttgttttttgttggttttttttttttttcactacaCATAATTAGCTATTGGATATTGAACTAGAAATTATATTAAACTCTGAAACTAAACTATTTAAGTATTAAACATCCACAAAGCAAACTCTGGCATAAATTGACTAATGGTGTTTGGGTTAGCACTGTTATCTAGAAGGGGTCTGAGAACAGTTAATGACTTGCTGTCTCACTGCAGGGTGGCCTGCACAGGTGCTTCCATTGCTACAGCTGCTGGTGGTGATACACAGAAATATTGCAGTCAAGGACAGCCCTTCTCAAATAGTTCATAATTGCTCTcaggggaagagaaaagcagatGCATGTAATAACTCTTTCAtgtaaatgttttctttattgctgaACCTTCTTCACTGGAAACTGagtggggaggagcagggagaaagAACAGTGGTGCCTCTCTATACTCCAGCCCCCATCAAGGTCAAGTCCCTTCAGACTGTCCGGGGACCAGCAAGCTGGTTCAGAACAGCCATGTCATCAGCAAGAACATGGGATTAATCTCAAAAAAGTTAGTAACTTGATCATCCAAACAGCTTTTTAATGGCATAAAGTGAAACACAGTGCAAAGGCcacactgaagaaaaagaaacaaaatgaggaCCCATTGTGACTGAGTGAAGATTgactaatttttaaaagttatcaTGTATGAACAAACTTATTTCTGGTTTAGTTTATCCACAGTCTCTAAAGTGCAATTTCTTTAATCAAAACTTGTAGCAAGTGTGGTGAGtttgccctggctggctgccaGGTATCCACTaaagctgctctgtcactgctctcATCAGCcagacaggggagagaaaatataacagaAAACTCATGGGTCAAGGTAAGGCTTGAGAGTTCACTCACCAAATATCATCACAGGTGAAACTGACTGGACTTGGGGAAATTGGCTTATTACTAATCAAAACAAAGTAAGAGAAtgagaaataaagtaaaaactttaaaacacctttttccCAGGCTTCAATTTACTTCTGATTTTCTCTACCTACTCCCTCAGCTGGTTCAGGAGGATGGGAATGGGAGTTGCAGTCAGCTCATCACATGTTGCTCCTAcccctccttttccctcagGATAAGGACTCCCTGCACTCTTCCTTGCTCCAGCCAGGGATCCCTCCCACTGGAGGCAGTCCTTCATGAACTGCTCCAGTGTAGGTCCTTTCCATGATGTGCAGTCCTTTAGGAACAAACTGCTCCAGCATTGGTGCCCTCACAAGTCCTGCCAGAaaacctgctccagcccaggcttCCAGAGGGTCACAGCCTCCACtgggcatccacctgctctggtgtggggtCCTCCATGAGCTGCAGGTGAATCCCTGCTGCACCAGTGACCTCCAGGGGTTGTAGggacacagctgcctcaccatggtctgctccacaggctgcaggaaaaTCTCTACTCCTCACCCACAGCAGTTCCTCCCACACCTTCACAGGCCGTGGGATTTGCACAGCTGTTTTTCTCACAtattctctctcttctctctcctgtTCTTTCCcagttcctttttcttttccttcaccACTATGTTATCCCAGAGGCACTACCACCAGCACTGATGGACTCAGTCTTAGCCAGAACTGGATCCATCTTGGAACTGActggcattggctctgtcaGACATAAGAGAagcctccagcagcttctcacagaagccacccctgtaaTCCCCTGCTATCAAAACCTTGCCACACAACCCAAATACAGCAAGAAACAGCTGGAACACAGGAGCCAAAGCAATCCCAAGGTGTTCACAGACCCAAAGCAAAGCTATTTGGTGCCACATACAGGAGACAAGCACCAGATGTTCTCAGCCATCTCTAATCCTGGCTTGACCAGACTCAGATGATAGCGTTTAATCCTTTGTTCTTGGGTGTCACATACCTGTAACGATAACAAAGCACTATGATCACTAACTAATCCATAAGCCAGGCAGTCTTCACGTGGCAGCAGAGATGGACTTTCCAACAGGACCATGAAGGACAAGGTTTATCAAGTGCTATTGAAGGGTTATGTGACATTCAACCATATGCACATGTCCAAAGACTTTTCAAACACATTCTGAGTACTACAGTTCTCAGAACTGTTGCAGCCTGAACACTAAACAGATCTTTAAAATTTACAAGGCTGTTGTCCAAAACTTCATTGCCACTGTGACCTTCCTGGATGTTTTATTTAAGCCTTGTAAAATTCATTCTCAGTAGCAGTTTAGGTGTTAAGAAGTCAGAAAGCTACAGCCACTTCTTTCTCTTATGCTTTAC
The nucleotide sequence above comes from Ammospiza caudacuta isolate bAmmCau1 chromosome 11, bAmmCau1.pri, whole genome shotgun sequence. Encoded proteins:
- the HRG gene encoding histidine-rich glycoprotein produces the protein MLLLASAFFLTLLQCSNAQNEISITPADCSTIETDAGVALDLVNRHRRDGYVFGLFRVADAHELHLGNSTVLYLTLDVLETECSVLSRRHWESCDYSDTYPMDFGQCKIITYTNHLLKKPQLYGFNCTLSPVPPDLVECKDCPVKLEALEVTEEHKDIAAKALRKFNSEGNNTNNFAVDKVERVLKMTASREGHILGFSIKETNCSKSMQETDQALECDFLHDWHAHTGFCKARVISDADEADGTDISCEIYHPWHHGCGRRGRHSALGHPHRHHHFGHRHRHKHHHRHECPPSSQSRPEDPEHNPKSSKEDEDSNKELSSPPPPHDEPDHHPTLPPHGPDHDHPPHHHGPSCPPPHGPGHHHPPHHHGPPCPPPHGPGHHHPPHHHGPPCPPPHGPGHHHPPHHHGPPCPPPPGHPPHHHYRHHHNKTSISGKYFPCQVTGAFYRIPVLNQQDSLTPPTANFSKLSQCNLHFSSTGSKLKEMAEFPGFPDHPTQSKSCPGKPKLDLPKILPLFPHSFVTENSPI